The Arthrobacter sp. D5-1 genome segment CTGCTCACCAGCGGAGTCATGACGGCGGCAGCAATCACCCTTGCACCTGCCTTGGCGACAGCGTTTGATGACCCCGCCGCGACGCCAGTGATCCAGGTGCTCTCGCTCACCATCCTCCTCCAGGGAGCCGGTGCCGTCCCTTCCACCATGGTGTGGCGGGAGTTCCTGCAAAAGCCGAGGGTCGTCGTCGACCTCTGCAGCCTGGTCACCGTGCTGGTACTGGTGGTGCCGATGGCATTGGACGGCTGGGGAGCGATGGCGCTCGCCTGGTCCAGGGTGGGTGGACAGTTGGTGGCCCTGGCCGGCTATTGGATCATCACTCCCAAGCGGTACGCCCCGGGCTTTGACCGGACGGTGGCCGCGGAGATCCTGCGTCTGGGAATGCCGTTGGCCATGGCCAACCTGGTGGTGTTCGTGACCTTGAACGTGGACTATCTCCTGATAGGCCGGATGCTTGATCCGACGGCATTGGGCCTGTACCTCCTGGCGTTCAACCTGGCCGGGCTGCCCAGTTCGGTGATCACTGCGGTCATCCGGGCCACTGCGGTGCCGATCTTTGGCCGACTGTTCGCGGAGGGCACCCTGGGGGCGGTGGCGGGCAGGTTTGTGGCCGGTACTTCCTACTGCGCATTCCCGATCTCGGCCATGGTGATAGCTCTTTCGCACCCTTTGATAGTGGTGGCCTATGGAGACGCATGGGCGCCGGCCGGGATAGCGCTGGCAACACTGGGAGTCTTCGGCGCTACTCGGATCTTGGTGGAAGTCTTCGCTGACCTGTGCGTGGGCGCCGGTCGTACTGTGTGGCTGTTCTGGTTGCAGGTGGCTTGGCTGGTGAGCCTCACTCCGGCACTCATCGTTGGGATTCAATGGTGGGGGATTGCCGGGGCGGGAATCGCGCATGCTGCAGTGGCCTGTTTGGTGGTCATCCCTTTGTATGTAGTGGCGCTCAAATCCGTGCTGGCTGTTGGCGCCTGGGAATTGGTGCGTGGAAGTCTTGTCCCACTCGCGGCCGCCATAATCGCCGGATCAACGGCGTGGCTTGCGAGCGTCAGCGTGACGGAGCCTTTGAAGGCACTTCTGCTGGGGGGCTTCCTGGGTGGAGCGGTGTACGTAGCGTTGACGTACCGGCGGGGGAGGCTGCTGGTGCAAACTTTGCGGGGGCTGCTCCGTGAGAGGACTTCCCTTCCTGCGGGCGGACATACTGATACGGGGGAATCATGATGGTAAACCTGCCAGTGAATGGTGCCAGTTCCTCACCGGGCAGCGACCTTGCGGTGGTCACACCAAGCTATGCGCCCGATCGTGAGTTGTGCATTGACCTTAACCGGTCGGTCCTCGAAATGACCGGCCCCGGCGTGGTCCATCACATCAT includes the following:
- a CDS encoding oligosaccharide flippase family protein — its product is MTAVSGQDRTLGNLAASATLWGGVNMALGRIVQFATTIIVARMIAPEHFGALAVAIVVQTIATNMAELGATAALARGTGDPDKIAPTVFSIALLTSGVMTAAAITLAPALATAFDDPAATPVIQVLSLTILLQGAGAVPSTMVWREFLQKPRVVVDLCSLVTVLVLVVPMALDGWGAMALAWSRVGGQLVALAGYWIITPKRYAPGFDRTVAAEILRLGMPLAMANLVVFVTLNVDYLLIGRMLDPTALGLYLLAFNLAGLPSSVITAVIRATAVPIFGRLFAEGTLGAVAGRFVAGTSYCAFPISAMVIALSHPLIVVAYGDAWAPAGIALATLGVFGATRILVEVFADLCVGAGRTVWLFWLQVAWLVSLTPALIVGIQWWGIAGAGIAHAAVACLVVIPLYVVALKSVLAVGAWELVRGSLVPLAAAIIAGSTAWLASVSVTEPLKALLLGGFLGGAVYVALTYRRGRLLVQTLRGLLRERTSLPAGGHTDTGES